A genomic window from Gammaproteobacteria bacterium includes:
- the pgl gene encoding 6-phosphogluconolactonase, whose translation MMQLMVFTDATTLAEQAASLIAAEIRSGMTTLGLAGGNTPRTTYEHLRSEDVPWDKVVAWLPDERWVPPGHPDHNATMASAVLFDHVPATLLEVPWGDGPQHAASLYEEALRGALPFEHGRLRPDLVLLGLGDDGHTASLFPDTAAVDERDRLFVANWIATKNTWRLTATLPLLWAAKRIIFLVSGAGKAQALKSTLQGAVLAPAARTADGAADVVWMVDEEAAQLL comes from the coding sequence ATGATGCAGCTCATGGTTTTCACCGACGCCACGACGCTTGCAGAGCAGGCCGCCTCTCTGATCGCCGCCGAGATCCGCAGTGGCATGACCACCCTTGGGCTCGCAGGTGGCAACACGCCGAGGACCACCTACGAGCATCTCAGAAGCGAGGACGTGCCGTGGGACAAGGTCGTGGCATGGCTCCCCGATGAGCGATGGGTGCCGCCAGGACATCCCGATCACAACGCAACGATGGCCTCGGCCGTCCTCTTCGACCATGTGCCTGCAACACTCCTCGAGGTCCCGTGGGGCGACGGGCCGCAACATGCTGCTTCGCTCTACGAGGAGGCCTTGCGTGGGGCCCTTCCTTTCGAGCACGGCCGCCTCCGCCCGGACCTCGTACTGCTCGGCCTCGGGGATGACGGCCACACGGCATCGCTGTTCCCGGACACCGCCGCCGTCGATGAACGCGACCGCTTGTTCGTCGCCAACTGGATCGCAACCAAGAACACCTGGCGGCTCACGGCCACGCTCCCGTTGCTGTGGGCTGCGAAACGAATCATCTTCCTTGTCTCCGGCGCAGGTAAGGCGCAAGCTCTGAAGAGCACCCTGCAGGGCGCAGTGCTCGCACCTGCGGCAAGGACGGCAGACGGTGCGGCGGATGTCGTCTGGATGGTGGACGAGGAGGCAGCTCAACTCCTGTGA